In one window of Macadamia integrifolia cultivar HAES 741 chromosome 2, SCU_Mint_v3, whole genome shotgun sequence DNA:
- the LOC122065936 gene encoding uncharacterized protein LOC122065936 produces MASLAFINQAVVSVSNQNPLPNLPVSLISSPFARVYSKPSKRRPSSFGIRAEVMATEKMGIKIEQNPPESKLTQLGVGQWPKWGCPPSKFPWTYDAKETCYLLKGKVKVYPDGHQDFVEFGAGDLVQFPKGMKCTWDVSEAVDKHYNFEY; encoded by the exons ATGGCGAGTCTGGCGTTTATAAATCAAGCAGTCGTCTCTGTTTCCAACCAAAACCCTCTACCCAACCTCCCTGTCTCTCTGATTTCCTCCCCGTTTGCAAGGGTCTACTCCAAACCAAGCAAAAGAAGGCCTTCTTCTTTTGGGATAAGAGCAGAAGTAATGGCGACTGAGAAAATGGGAATAAAGATCGAACAGAATCCTCCCGAGTCAAAGCTCACCCAGCTCGGAGTCGGACAATGGCCCAA GTGGGGATGCCCTCCAAGTAAATTTCCATGGACATATGATGCCAAAGAGACATGTTATCTTTTGAAGGGTAAGGTGAAGGTATACCCTGATGGGCACCAGGATTTTGTGGAGTTTGGGGCTGGTGATTTGGTTCAGTTTCCAAAAGGAATGAAGTGCACATGGGATGTATCAGAAGCTGTGGACAAGCACTACAACTTCGAATATTAA